Proteins found in one Corynebacterium zhongnanshanii genomic segment:
- the rnpA gene encoding ribonuclease P protein component: protein MLPPQHRLRSTAAFGRTVKKGRKKGSATVVAYTLVDKSSVASVGGPRVGLIVSKAVGNAVARHHTSRLLRHASAEALQSLDIPTGAHIVLRALPASGSATYQEIKADVYSCIRRSL from the coding sequence ATGCTCCCTCCACAACACCGGCTTCGTTCCACCGCGGCATTCGGCCGGACCGTGAAGAAGGGTCGCAAAAAGGGCTCGGCTACTGTGGTTGCTTACACTCTCGTGGATAAGTCTTCCGTGGCGTCCGTGGGAGGCCCGCGCGTGGGACTGATTGTGTCTAAGGCTGTAGGAAATGCCGTGGCTCGTCACCACACGTCCCGCCTTCTGCGTCACGCCAGCGCCGAAGCTCTCCAATCCTTGGATATTCCTACGGGCGCCCACATCGTTCTTCGCGCCCTCCCCGCCAGTGGGAGCGCAACCTATCAGGAGATTAAAGCTGATGTGTACAGCTGCATCCGGCGCAGCCTATGA